A section of the Arcobacter roscoffensis genome encodes:
- a CDS encoding helix-turn-helix transcriptional regulator, with the protein MKNYDFELIFKVPNISKDINEYLDSLYESACDDAIISTGQFGMIALSFSRESNSANEAIKSAITDVKKAIKDAKLVEATPDIVSISDVASILGYSRQYIRKLFEENISYLPTPIHIGNPSIWHLNEILSCIKEIKKNKDINELLFEVSRVTKEVNRSRV; encoded by the coding sequence ATGAAAAATTATGATTTTGAACTTATATTTAAAGTTCCCAATATATCAAAAGATATAAATGAATACTTAGATAGTTTATATGAAAGTGCTTGTGATGATGCCATTATAAGTACAGGTCAGTTTGGAATGATAGCATTGTCTTTTTCAAGAGAATCAAATAGTGCAAATGAAGCTATAAAAAGTGCAATAACTGATGTCAAAAAAGCCATAAAGGATGCCAAACTAGTAGAAGCAACTCCTGATATAGTAAGTATTTCTGATGTAGCATCTATTTTAGGCTATTCAAGACAATATATAAGAAAACTTTTTGAAGAAAATATATCTTATCTACCAACACCAATTCATATAGGAAATCCTTCTATATGGCACTTAAATGAAATACTTTCTTGTATCAAAGAAATCAAAAAAAACAAAGATATCAATGAATTGCTTTTTGAAGTATCTAGGGTTACTAAAGAAGTTAATAGAAGTAGGGTATGA
- a CDS encoding glycosyltransferase family 9 protein, with translation MKLLVELPELIEDTVLITPAIENLLKHYRNAEVTFVGSSVSTQLFSKDERVKNLVVEETSKSLFTLISLFRMAKSFDEQDLVISFKDGFLSKFFVYFVNAKKKVSYTSNNKDIHQVEKYNNFVNETLDTSYKAGDLMLHFKPQWFKKPTFGIHPGSTYADVKRWPPQEFAKVAVALSAKYDIVLLGGKNEVDICSVIEEELQANGITNYENLAGKTSVADLVEKIAALDLFLGIDCGPMQLAAVYRVNSIILPTSYDKIEQRNQWKNPLETIVYKEVDPYEDEPDYTVQAQDVLKLFKL, from the coding sequence ATGAAGTTATTGGTTGAACTACCTGAATTGATTGAAGATACTGTTTTGATTACTCCTGCTATTGAGAATCTTTTGAAGCATTATAGAAACGCTGAAGTTACTTTTGTAGGTTCTAGTGTTTCTACTCAACTTTTTTCTAAAGATGAAAGAGTTAAAAACCTTGTTGTTGAGGAGACTTCTAAGAGTTTGTTTACTCTTATTTCACTTTTTAGAATGGCTAAAAGTTTTGATGAACAAGATTTAGTTATCTCTTTTAAAGATGGTTTTTTATCTAAGTTTTTTGTTTATTTTGTAAATGCAAAAAAGAAAGTAAGTTATACTTCAAACAACAAAGATATTCATCAAGTTGAAAAGTACAATAACTTTGTAAATGAAACTTTAGATACTTCATATAAAGCAGGGGATTTGATGCTTCACTTTAAACCTCAGTGGTTTAAAAAACCTACTTTTGGTATTCACCCAGGTTCAACTTATGCAGATGTTAAAAGATGGCCACCGCAAGAGTTTGCTAAAGTAGCTGTTGCTTTATCTGCTAAGTATGATATTGTACTTCTTGGTGGTAAAAATGAAGTTGATATTTGTAGTGTGATAGAAGAAGAACTTCAAGCAAATGGTATTACAAACTATGAAAATCTTGCAGGCAAAACTTCTGTAGCTGATTTAGTAGAAAAAATCGCTGCTCTTGATTTATTTTTAGGAATAGATTGTGGGCCTATGCAGTTAGCTGCTGTTTACAGAGTAAACTCTATAATATTACCAACATCTTATGATAAGATAGAGCAAAGAAATCAGTGGAAAAACCCACTTGAGACTATAGTTTATAAAGAAGTAGACCCTTATGAGGAT